The window tatcTGCTGCTATGTATCTTGAAATAGTTGAttagtttttagtcattttttctccattttagtAGCTATGGTTGTGTCTAAAGTGCATAGCAAGCAGCTGGTCGTGTGGTGATACTTTGTTTAGGTTGCTGCTATGCTCTTTTGGCTGTTGACATGCTagtttttcctctttattttggCTCTATATGTGATGCTATGGTTTGCTGCTACGTACCTTGAAATAGCTAATTAGTTTTCAGTCGTTACTTCATCGTTTTAGTAGCTATGGTTTGTCTAAAGTACGTAGCAAGTAGCTGGTAGTGGTGCTACCTTGTTTGGGCTGCTGCTATGCTGTTTTAGGCGTTGATATGCTAGTTTATCCTCTTTATTTTGGTCCTATTTGTGATGCTCTGGTCTGCTGCAGCGTACCTTgaaatagttaattatttttcatttatttctttgcTATTATAGTAGCTACAATTGTGTCTAAAGTACATAGCAAACAGCTGGTCATAATGCTACTTTGTTTGGGCTACTACTATGATCTTTTGGCTGTTGATATGATCTCTATGTGCATTTAGTTCTCACAAGATACAAATTTATTGAATTCATGTTGTATACTTTAAGATATTACCGAAAGAAAAATCTTTGGAAGACATTCCTTACCattctaaaaaacaaacaaatcttTGGACTATTTGGTATTTGTCTAGATAATCAAGTTTACTACTTATGCTCTTTTTAATGACAAATCTTGAATTgttgaattccatgttaaatgatttatgataaGAGCAAGCTTTTGCTTACGTCAAGAGTTACATGGTTGTCTTCTTGTCGATCTTTACCACTTGTCGAGTATTGTTGAAAGctatgtttgtttttctttttaaaggcCGAAGGAGCTATGGTTAATTaagctttgatttttaaatataacCATAAGAATAAGTAGCTTGTTTGTGTTGATTCTGATTTGTTACAATAATTGTTGCTGGAAATTTTCACTGCTGCTGAATATTTTCTGTTTTTGGAGCTGCTGCTAATTTTTTGCTATGTTTCCAGCAAGCAGCTGCAATGACAACtatgttagtttttctttttggggGCTAAAAGAGCTACACatatattaattatagaaaataaccAATCCATATACATTCTCAAACAAGAACTGTGAGTATTTCAGCGTCAAGCATACAAGAAATTGAATCTTTACTTGTGTTGTTCAGATTTCAAGTTTGATGTTCCTATTTCTTTCTTCCTTTCCCTTGTCATACAAAAACTCCAAAGAATGAATAATGTAGTTGAGACTTTATCATTCCTTGttgcaatatccttcttctcATCTTTATTGAAAAGTGTTGTATTATGTTGCATGTCTGAAGCTGAAATTTTGATTCTGTAATTTCTTTACTGTGATGTTTGGAATGTTGTGTTTATCCATTATGAGAAATGTCCTTGCCTGCCTTTGGTAGTGCCTGAAAGGAATGGAAAGTTAGTAGTTGTGTACCTGCAAAACAATAAATATAGTTAGCTAAAAAATCTGCCAACAAGTTTCCTTCTCTGTAGGTATGAGCCACTTCGACCAAGTTATGAGCcattaacatctttattttctttatctccaTCACAATGGTCCATGTCACCTCCCAAACTCCATGAATAATTTTGTTGATAGTGAGGGAATCTGTCTCAATCATCAGAGATGTTAATCTATTATTAAGACATTGTTGTAGTGCATATCTTGTTTGTTACTATAATTGTTGCTAGAAATTGTTGTTGCTACTGAATGTTTTATGTTATTTCAGCTGCTGCTAGTTTTATGCTATTTTTCCTGCAAGTAGCTGCTGCTATGCCACTTTGTTTTGCAGCTATATTTCctgctattttctcttatttttttctctttgttttgctGCTATGCCAAGATGTTTGGTGCTATTTTTTTGCTTAGAATAGGGCAAAGAAACTTGGTGGTGTGTCATGATTCTCTCTTGGTTTACTGCTAATGTACGTTGGTCTCATTCTAAATACCTAAAAATTCTTTATAGGCTCTTAAAATAGGTCGAGATCCAACTCCAAGTGAGTTACATTTGCGCGTCCATACACATAATCATGATGGAAAATCTTTTGTTAGTGAGCGCTCCCGACTTCTACATATAAGTCCATAACTTACATCTAACTATATGATACtcatctcttatttttcttttgttttgacatgaacttgagtcTATTTTAATAACTTCACTTGTTACAGGAAAGGTATGAAGAAACTGTACGAGAAAAAGTACAATGTGAATCTGAAATTGACCAATTAGAGACATATTATGAAGCTACGGGAGgagcaaagaagaaaagattatttGGTCTTAGATCTGAAGCTGCCAGTTACTTTGGGAAAAAACTTTGTACCTGCAATGCTTCCACATCATCAGTACCACCTTCGATTTCTATACCGACAACAAATATGGAGGAATTTGTGAAGCAATTGATTCCGGACCTTACTACTCATTTTCTTTCGATAGTTATTAAGCGTGTTGGTGGTATTAGGGTACAATAAGGGGTCGTGCTTGATCCTCCTCCTACTAATGATGATGAAGACGACGTTTATTCGTAGCTTCATATTATTCGTAGTTCATGATCGTTGCACTAATTTTTGATAGACTATTTTgacattagtttatgtttgacaaaatacgtGAAATTGTGGGAGTTGGACacaattgttgtgaattttgct of the Capsicum annuum cultivar UCD-10X-F1 chromosome 11, UCD10Xv1.1, whole genome shotgun sequence genome contains:
- the LOC124888869 gene encoding uncharacterized protein LOC124888869 is translated as MELWQSDDRVKKFEINSKNHYGGQEVVAGTHTGGSITVGEHREKLQAAGRVVILCLGCCYALLAVDMLVFPLYFGSICDAMERYEETVREKVQCESEIDQLETYYEATGGAKKKRLFGLRSEAASYFGKKLCTCNASTSSVPPSISIPTTNMEEFVKQLIPDLTTHFLSIVIKRVGGIRVQ